The sequence below is a genomic window from Thermoleophilaceae bacterium.
CGCGCCGGGTGTGCACCCAGATCTTCGGCGGACCGCAGACGGCTCGGGTGACCGGCACCCTCGACGGCGAGGACGTGGACCGCCGCTTCTCGCGCGAGAACGGCTGCCGCATCGCGGAGTGGGACCGGCTCCAGCGCGCGGGCCTGCTCCCCGGCCCGTAACCTGGCGCCGATGACCAACGACCGAGGGCCCGGCCCGCTTGCCGCCTTCGGGATCCACAGGGAGAATGCGGCCGAGTGCGCGGATTCGTGGCCCCAACCGACCAAGGCTGGTACCAGTATCTGCGGGCGCGGCCTGAGTTGGAGGAGGTCAACTTCTGGCGGCCCGGCGCCGGTGGATTCTCGGCCCTGCGCCCAGGTGAGCCGTTCTTCTTCAAGCTGAAGGCGCCCCACAACGCGATCGGAGGCTTCGGCCAGTTCGCGCGGTTTGCGCGCCTCCCGCTCTGGATGGCGTGGGAGGTCTTCGGCGAGTCGAACGGCGTCAGCAGCATTGAGGGGCTGCGCAGCCGCCTCAATGTTCTCTCGTCTCGATCTGGGCCGTTCCAGCTCGACCATCAGATCGGATGCATCGCGGTTGCGTTTCCCACCTTCTTCCCGCCGGACGACTGGGTACCGGTCCCGGCGGACTGGAAGCACAACATCGTCAGTGGCAGGACCTACGACCTGGCTGCCGGCCCGGGGCGCGCGCTCTGGAATGCGTGCGTTGAAAGGGCGGTCGCCACGAGCGATCCAGACGAATGGACCTCGGAGCTGGCCGACACACTCCGCCATGGGCAGCCACAGCTCGTCAAGCCTCGGCTTGGCCAGGGCAGTTTCCGTCTCGCCGTCATGGACGCCTACGGTCGCGCCTGCGCCGTGACCACCGAGCATTCCCTGCCGGTGCTCGAGGCTGCGCACATCCGTCCCTTCAGCCAAGGTGGCCGGCATGAGGTCAAGAACGGCATCCCGTTGAGGCGCGATCTTCATCGCCTCTTCGATCTCGGCTATGTGACCGTACGGCCCGACCGCAGCTTCGCCGTGAGCCGCCAGCTGCGAGACGACTACGCCAACGGGCGCGTCTACTACGAGCTCGATGGTCGGCGGATCGCAGTGCCCGCGAGGCCGGAGGAGCGGCCGGCACCCGAGTTCCTCGAATGGCACGGCGATGTCCTCTTCCGTGGCTGATGCCCGGGACATCCGGCGGGCGAGGACAGGACCGCCCGGCAGTCGTCCATCGCCGCCGCCGGAGACAGGAGATCGAGATGACGTCGGTCCCCATGAGATGAATCTGGACGAGGGCGAGCGGCTCGAGCCGGGTTGCAGCGTCGGCGTTGCCTTCACCGTCCCGTTCGACGAGGCGCAGCACGAGGCAATCGCTCGTGTTGCCCGCGAACACGGGGAGTCGCCGATAGAGGCCGTGCAGCGCCTCGTGGGCGAGGCGCTCGAACGTCGCAAGAGCGCC
It includes:
- a CDS encoding HNH endonuclease, whose product is MRGFVAPTDQGWYQYLRARPELEEVNFWRPGAGGFSALRPGEPFFFKLKAPHNAIGGFGQFARFARLPLWMAWEVFGESNGVSSIEGLRSRLNVLSSRSGPFQLDHQIGCIAVAFPTFFPPDDWVPVPADWKHNIVSGRTYDLAAGPGRALWNACVERAVATSDPDEWTSELADTLRHGQPQLVKPRLGQGSFRLAVMDAYGRACAVTTEHSLPVLEAAHIRPFSQGGRHEVKNGIPLRRDLHRLFDLGYVTVRPDRSFAVSRQLRDDYANGRVYYELDGRRIAVPARPEERPAPEFLEWHGDVLFRG